A region of Lycium barbarum isolate Lr01 chromosome 1, ASM1917538v2, whole genome shotgun sequence DNA encodes the following proteins:
- the LOC132611809 gene encoding uncharacterized protein LOC132611809, whose protein sequence is MEQTNVDNTTQVSTQGQHIDQEVMLDITQEKKIHSSWADKVKEKELNTGERQQEDGEQGNTDEHYSKKDSVEESYHSGTNTAEKGTSLRQVEILDKKEVQKQDVHPDHDKHVGVDDTRLDGVKEATEGSASVIIHNPVQREGKVQENVQSIEETVVDTTSDKMKEQMYVEQDADPPDHSSSEKAMVISHTKYQQVTFCRKSSPVKELHDLISHNIDVLEIEEDVRELHKEDNEENIKQNKENILKQADISPNSKSNNKGQKKGKKNAIDKQIPLRVVPKRTATKSNVKSC, encoded by the coding sequence ATGGAACAAACAAATGTGGATAACACTACTCAAGTTTCCACACAAGGTCAGCATATTGATCAGGAAGTTATGCTAGACATTActcaggaaaaaaaaattcatagCTCATGGGCTGATAAGGTGAAGGAAAAGGAATTGAATACAGGAGAAAGGCAACAGGAAGATGGAGAACAAGGTAATACTGATGAACACTATAGTAAAAAGGACAGTGTGGAAGAATCATATCATAGTGGCACCAATACAGCAGAAAAGGGAACAAGTTTGAGGCAAGTAGAGATTCTAGACAAAAAGGAGGTGCAAAAACAAGATGTTCATCCAGATCATGATAAACATGTGGGTGTTGATGATACAAGATTAGATGGAGTAAAAGAGGCTACAGAGGGTTCTGCCTCAGTGATAATTCATAATCCTGTGCAAAGAGAAGGAAAAGTGCAGGAAAACGTGCAATCAATAGAGGAAACAGTAGTAGATACCACAAGTGACAAGATGAAGGAGCAGATGTATGTGGAGCAAGATGCAGATCCACCAGATCATTCTTCCTCAGAAAAGGCAATGGTGATTTCACATACTAAGTATCAACAGGTGACATTTTGTAGAAAGTCTTCCCCAGTCAAAGAACTACATGACCTGATCTCTCATAATATAGATGTCTTGGAAATAGAGGAGGATGTCAGAGAACTCCATAAAGAAGACAATGAGGAGAATATTAAGCAAAATAAGGAAAACATTCTTAAACAGGCTGATATATCTCCTAATAGCAAGTCTAACAATAAGGGTCAGAAGAAAGGCAAGAAGAATGCTATTGACAAGCAAATTCCACTCAGGGTGGTACCAAAGAGAACTGCTACTAAATCTAATGTTAAATCATGTTAA